A genomic window from Candidatus Delongbacteria bacterium includes:
- a CDS encoding glycoside hydrolase family 130 protein — MLTQLRRSGHGPLLSPAQLPPGLPSFLQDASSVFNPGAIRLDDGSTVLLLRVQSRGRETALLRANARPGQAFDISPDPVRLRGLERIPGQVFHIYDPRITRLEGELLVVLALDTDRGGRLAIARGHDLQELELVGLTGDEDTRNGVLFPERIGGRIWLLDRPNRAQTPGEPASGESIRALSSTDLREWREEGVLFSGRPHYWDERIGAGPPPLKVREGWLLMYHGVATHFGAAGIYQAGVALLDRENPTRVLARCRENILEPREPWELVGQVPNVVFPSGWTVSHQDTDGCAPPDAEISVYYGAADTCVGHARCTVGELVEACGPIA, encoded by the coding sequence ATGCTCACCCAGTTGCGCCGTTCCGGGCATGGCCCCCTGTTGAGTCCTGCCCAGCTGCCGCCGGGGCTGCCCTCTTTTCTGCAGGATGCCAGTTCGGTGTTCAATCCCGGAGCGATCCGGCTGGACGACGGCTCCACCGTGCTGCTGCTGCGCGTGCAGAGCCGCGGGCGCGAGACGGCGCTGTTGCGGGCAAACGCGCGGCCCGGCCAAGCATTCGACATCTCTCCCGACCCTGTGCGCCTGCGTGGACTGGAGCGGATTCCGGGGCAGGTCTTCCATATCTATGACCCGCGCATCACGCGGCTCGAAGGCGAGCTGCTGGTCGTGCTGGCGCTGGACACCGATCGGGGAGGTCGCCTGGCGATCGCCCGCGGTCACGACCTGCAAGAGCTGGAGCTGGTGGGGCTGACCGGCGACGAGGATACCCGCAACGGCGTGCTCTTTCCCGAGCGCATCGGCGGACGGATCTGGCTGCTGGATCGTCCCAATCGCGCCCAGACTCCCGGCGAACCGGCCAGCGGCGAGAGCATTCGCGCCCTGAGCTCCACGGACCTGCGTGAATGGCGCGAAGAGGGCGTGCTCTTCAGTGGCCGGCCCCATTACTGGGACGAGCGCATCGGGGCCGGACCGCCCCCGCTGAAAGTGCGCGAGGGCTGGCTGCTGATGTACCACGGTGTGGCCACCCATTTCGGGGCCGCCGGCATCTATCAGGCCGGGGTGGCGCTGCTGGACCGCGAGAATCCCACCCGGGTGCTGGCCCGCTGCCGCGAGAACATTCTCGAGCCGCGCGAGCCCTGGGAACTGGTGGGCCAGGTGCCCAATGTGGTCTTTCCATCGGGTTGGACCGTGTCTCACCAGGATACCGACGGCTGCGCGCCGCCCGATGCCGAAATCAGCGTGTATTACGGAGCCGCCGACACCTGCGTCGGGCATGCCCGCTGCACGGTGGGCGAGCTGGTGGAGGCCTGCGGGCCGATTGCATGA
- a CDS encoding ROK family protein: protein MTNPRILALDIGGTNTAMGLLDSGCILRHGHSLPTGAEDGPRVLLERCLAWAASCGVPRPEIISIGAPNADARSGWIQSPPNLPWGDVDLRALVGEVCPGCLAVIHNDASAAAWGEATHGAGHGLSDFVQLTLGTGLGGGLICDGKLVLGARGFAGEIGHLIVHPGGRLCGCGRQGCLERYVSASGLHQTALELGCVEPFSARSLQDDANAGEIFALDAYRITGETLGVALAELAAILDPAAFVISGGLAAAGELLLGPARATMEARMLPVLRGRVELRTSAFKGAHAALLGLAELGLAARNLSDTP from the coding sequence ATGACGAACCCGAGAATTCTCGCGCTGGACATCGGCGGCACCAACACCGCCATGGGACTGCTCGACTCCGGCTGCATCCTGCGTCACGGACACAGCCTGCCCACCGGCGCGGAAGATGGCCCGCGTGTGCTGCTGGAGCGCTGCCTGGCCTGGGCCGCCTCCTGTGGGGTGCCACGACCGGAGATCATCTCGATCGGCGCACCCAATGCCGATGCCCGCAGCGGCTGGATCCAGAGTCCGCCCAACCTGCCCTGGGGAGATGTGGACCTGCGTGCTCTGGTGGGTGAGGTCTGCCCCGGATGCCTGGCCGTGATCCACAACGACGCCAGCGCGGCGGCGTGGGGCGAGGCGACCCACGGCGCGGGTCACGGACTGAGCGACTTCGTGCAGCTGACCCTGGGCACGGGGCTGGGCGGGGGCCTGATCTGCGACGGCAAGCTGGTGCTGGGCGCGCGCGGCTTCGCCGGGGAAATCGGGCACCTGATCGTGCACCCCGGCGGGCGCCTCTGCGGCTGTGGACGCCAGGGCTGCCTGGAGCGCTATGTCTCGGCCAGCGGGCTGCACCAGACCGCGCTGGAACTGGGCTGTGTCGAGCCCTTCAGCGCGCGCTCCCTCCAGGACGACGCCAACGCGGGCGAGATCTTCGCGCTGGACGCCTATCGCATCACGGGGGAAACCCTGGGAGTGGCGCTGGCCGAGCTGGCCGCGATCCTCGATCCCGCGGCCTTCGTGATCAGTGGCGGGCTGGCCGCCGCGGGCGAGCTGTTGCTGGGCCCTGCCCGTGCCACCATGGAAGCCCGCATGCTGCCCGTGCTGCGCGGCCGGGTCGAGCTGCGCACCAGCGCGTTCAAGGGCGCCCATGCTGCCCTGCTGGGCCTGGCCGAGCTGGGCTTGGCGGCGAGGAACCTATCCGATACTCCCTGA
- a CDS encoding ATP-binding protein codes for MEIPRHLLAAARDRLLPGKVLLLMGARRTGKTTLSRHLQASWPGSSLSLNGDDLSVQQALASRSEKNLQALVGDATLLVLDEAQTVPDVGAILKLLVDTQPNLAVLATGSSSFDLGRRTGEPLTGRSQRLTLYPLAQCELAPMESSIQTSNLLGTRLVYGGYPEIVTAPSEQQQRELLLELVNAYLFKDILQYDGLRRADKLARLLQLLAMQIGRQVSLEELGRQLGLGRNTVERYLDLLEQCFVVMRLGGFSRNLRKEISKTSRWYFVDNGVRNALIRNFNPPPLRDDVGALWENYLMLERMKRLEYERRFANRWFWRTHDRQEIDLVEEEGGQLSGWEFKWGKPGHERAPRAWQDAYPGAGYRVIHPQDYLEFITIPGGFDSPGPD; via the coding sequence ATGGAGATTCCGAGACATCTGCTTGCAGCCGCCCGGGACAGGTTGCTGCCGGGCAAGGTGCTGCTCCTGATGGGTGCTCGCCGGACCGGCAAGACAACGTTGAGCCGACATCTTCAGGCAAGCTGGCCAGGTTCCAGCCTTTCGCTGAACGGGGATGATCTGTCCGTTCAGCAGGCCCTGGCATCCCGCAGTGAAAAGAATCTGCAGGCACTGGTCGGGGACGCGACCCTGCTGGTTCTGGACGAAGCACAGACGGTGCCGGATGTGGGTGCCATCCTCAAACTGCTGGTGGATACACAACCCAACCTGGCCGTTCTGGCGACGGGGTCCTCAAGTTTCGATCTGGGCCGTCGCACGGGGGAGCCGCTGACCGGCCGCAGTCAACGACTGACCCTTTATCCCTTGGCACAGTGTGAACTGGCACCGATGGAAAGCAGTATCCAGACAAGCAATCTTCTGGGGACCCGCCTTGTATACGGTGGATACCCCGAGATCGTGACCGCGCCCAGCGAACAGCAACAGCGAGAACTGCTGCTGGAGCTGGTCAACGCCTACCTCTTCAAGGACATTCTCCAGTACGATGGTCTGCGGCGTGCCGACAAGCTGGCACGACTCCTGCAGCTTCTGGCGATGCAGATCGGCCGGCAGGTTTCCCTTGAAGAACTGGGCCGTCAGCTGGGCCTGGGGCGCAATACGGTGGAACGCTATCTGGACCTGCTGGAGCAGTGTTTTGTCGTGATGCGCCTGGGAGGATTCAGCAGGAACCTGCGCAAGGAAATCAGCAAGACCTCACGCTGGTACTTCGTGGACAATGGTGTGCGCAACGCGCTGATCCGCAATTTCAATCCTCCTCCCCTGCGAGACGATGTGGGAGCCCTCTGGGAAAACTACCTGATGCTGGAACGGATGAAACGGCTTGAATACGAGCGCCGGTTCGCGAATCGTTGGTTCTGGCGAACCCACGATCGTCAGGAAATCGACCTGGTGGAAGAAGAGGGCGGGCAGCTTTCCGGTTGGGAATTCAAATGGGGCAAACCCGGCCACGAGCGCGCACCCCGGGCCTGGCAAGACGCTTATCCGGGAGCTGGGTATCGTGTGATCCATCCTCAGGACTATCTTGAGTTCATCACCATTCCTGGAGGTTTCGACAGTCCCGGCCCGGACTGA